GCGGTCGGCGCCCCGCCGGCACCCCGACCGTAGAACATGAGCTGACCTGCGGCGGCGGCCTCGACGAAGACCGCGTTGAAGGCGTCGCCGACACTGGCCAGCGGATGGCTGACCGGGATCATCGCCGGATGTACCCGGACGCTGACCGACTCCGTTCCGCGCGAGTCCGGACCCCGGGAGGCGATGCAGAGCAGCTTGATGGTGCAGCCCATCGCCTTGGCGCTGGCCATGTCGGCCGCGGTGACCTCGGTGATCCCCTCCCGGTGGACGTCGGCGGCGGTCACCCGGGTGTGGAAGGCGAGCGAGGCCAGGATCGCGGCCTTGGCGGCGGCGTCGAAGCCCTCCACGTCGGCGGTCGGATCCGCCTCCGCGTAGCCCAGCTCGGTCGCCTCGTCCAGCGCCTCGGTGAAGCCGGCGCCGGTGGCGTCCATCGCCGAGAGGATGAAGTTGGTGGTGCCGTTGACGATGCCGGTGACGCGGCTGATGGTGTCGCCGTGCAGCGACTCGCGCAGCGAGCGGAGCAGCGGGATCGCCCCGGCCACCGCCGCCTCGTAGTAGAGGTCGGCCCCGCCCTCGGCGGCGGCGTCGTGCAGGGTGCCGCCGTCCTCGGCCAGCAGTGCCTTGTTGGCGGTCACCACGCTCTTGCCGGCCCGCATCGCCTCGACCAGCCAGGTCCGGGCCGGTTCGATCCCGCCGACCACCTCGATCACCAGGTCGACGTCGTCCCGCTTGACCAGGCCGAGCGCGTCGGTGGTGAACAGGTCCGGATCGACCGGCAGGGTCCCCCGGTCCCGGGTGATCCGGCGTACGGCGATGCCGGCGAGCTCCAACGGCGCACCGACCCGCGCGGTCAGGTCGGCGGCCTGCTCGTGCAACAGCCGTACCACCTCGGCACCGACGGTGCCGCAGCCGAGCAGGGCCAGACGGACTGGTTTCGTCATCGGCCTCGTGGCGTCCAGACCCGGCCGCCCAGGGGCGGGAGCTCGGACGCCACTGCCTCCCTTCGGGAAATCGTCGTACCGGCGATGCGTGCCCGTCAGAGCCGCGAAGACGTCAGCCCACGTCCAGGGCCAGCAGGTCGTCCTCGGTCTCCCGCCGGACGATCACCCGCGCGCGGCCGTCCCGGACCGCCACGACGGGAGGTCGTGGGACATGGTTGTAGTTGCTGGCCATGCTCCGGCAGTAGGCACCCGTTCCCGGAACGGCGAGAAGATCTCCGGGCTGCACGTCGGCGGGCAGGAATTCATCCTTCACCACCACGTCCCCGGCTTCGCAATGCTTTCCCACCACCCGGGCGAGAATCGCCTCGGCCGTCGATGCCCGGGAGGCGATGGTCGCCGAGTACGACGCGCCGTACAGCGCGGTCCGGATGTTGTCGCTCATCCCGCCGTCGAC
The nucleotide sequence above comes from Plantactinospora soyae. Encoded proteins:
- a CDS encoding homoserine dehydrogenase, encoding MTKPVRLALLGCGTVGAEVVRLLHEQAADLTARVGAPLELAGIAVRRITRDRGTLPVDPDLFTTDALGLVKRDDVDLVIEVVGGIEPARTWLVEAMRAGKSVVTANKALLAEDGGTLHDAAAEGGADLYYEAAVAGAIPLLRSLRESLHGDTISRVTGIVNGTTNFILSAMDATGAGFTEALDEATELGYAEADPTADVEGFDAAAKAAILASLAFHTRVTAADVHREGITEVTAADMASAKAMGCTIKLLCIASRGPDSRGTESVSVRVHPAMIPVSHPLASVGDAFNAVFVEAAAAGQLMFYGRGAGGAPTASAVLGDVVAAARNHLAGVRTPSESSYAALPIRPMGEAVTRYHISLDVADRPGVLAAVAGVFARHDVSIATVRQASASAGPADGTGPVGRGGDAILVIVTHVAPDAALAATVEELRGLEIVRSIASVLRVEGGSR